The following coding sequences lie in one Changpingibacter yushuensis genomic window:
- a CDS encoding MFS transporter, translated as MSASTAPAKAPLNSPGRVIAASLVGTTIEFYDFYVYATAAALVFPKLFFPSEDATTALISSFAVFGAAMVARPVGAIFFGHLGDKRGRKTTLVISLLTMGVATFLIGLLPTYFQAGILAPILLLALRLCQGFALGGEWSGAALVATENAPEGKRALYGTFPQLGAPIGFIIANGLFLLINFALPHPDGPTMQSEAFLSWGWRIPFLFSSVMVIIGLWVRLKLVESEAFTRAEKKGAISKLPLSNTLRFHWRALILGTFIMLATYVLFYLTTTFALTYGTTASDATPGGLGINYTDLVLMQIIGVVFFGVFTLISGPVADMIGRRKLLIGVTVAIIVFGLSFPIWLTMRESQLFTGGMTQAFLVIGFTLMGITFGPMGAILPELFPTNVRYTGSAIAYNVSSILGAALAPIIAVALWSKAGGSTWMVGVYLAFAALLTLISLILVKETKDTDYNAASVEDENLNRSRVVETVA; from the coding sequence ATGTCAGCAAGCACGGCGCCTGCCAAAGCGCCACTCAATTCACCTGGCCGGGTCATTGCCGCCAGCCTGGTGGGAACTACTATCGAGTTCTACGACTTCTACGTGTACGCGACCGCCGCAGCGCTCGTGTTCCCGAAGTTGTTCTTCCCCTCAGAAGACGCCACCACGGCACTCATCTCCTCGTTCGCTGTTTTCGGCGCCGCGATGGTAGCTCGTCCTGTTGGTGCCATCTTCTTTGGTCACCTGGGAGACAAGCGCGGCCGCAAAACTACTTTGGTCATCAGCCTGCTCACAATGGGCGTAGCTACTTTCCTAATCGGCTTGCTGCCCACCTATTTCCAAGCAGGCATCTTGGCCCCGATTCTGTTGCTTGCTCTACGCCTGTGCCAAGGTTTCGCACTTGGCGGCGAATGGTCGGGAGCCGCACTTGTGGCAACGGAGAACGCACCTGAAGGTAAGCGGGCCCTCTACGGCACCTTCCCGCAGCTCGGCGCGCCGATTGGCTTCATCATCGCCAACGGGCTATTCCTGCTCATCAACTTCGCGCTGCCACACCCAGACGGGCCGACCATGCAGTCTGAAGCGTTCCTCAGTTGGGGCTGGCGCATACCCTTCTTGTTCTCATCCGTCATGGTCATCATTGGCCTGTGGGTGCGCCTGAAGCTTGTGGAATCTGAAGCGTTCACGCGTGCGGAGAAGAAGGGCGCTATCTCGAAGCTCCCGCTCTCCAATACCCTTCGGTTTCATTGGCGTGCGCTCATCCTGGGCACCTTCATCATGTTGGCCACATATGTGCTGTTCTACCTGACCACCACTTTTGCGCTGACCTACGGCACAACAGCTTCTGATGCAACGCCTGGTGGGCTCGGCATTAATTACACCGATCTCGTACTCATGCAGATCATCGGCGTGGTTTTCTTCGGGGTGTTCACGCTGATCTCTGGTCCGGTGGCGGACATGATCGGGCGCCGCAAGCTGCTTATCGGCGTGACAGTTGCCATCATCGTGTTTGGCCTGAGCTTCCCGATATGGCTGACCATGCGTGAATCCCAGCTCTTCACGGGTGGCATGACTCAAGCGTTCCTTGTGATTGGCTTTACCCTCATGGGCATCACGTTTGGGCCGATGGGAGCAATTCTGCCGGAGCTCTTCCCAACCAATGTGCGCTACACGGGTTCGGCCATCGCCTACAACGTCTCCTCAATCCTTGGCGCGGCCCTAGCGCCGATCATTGCGGTAGCGCTGTGGAGCAAGGCAGGTGGAAGCACATGGATGGTTGGCGTGTATCTCGCTTTCGCAGCTCTGCTGACGCTTATCTCGCTTATCTTGGTCAAGGAAACCAAGGATACGGACTACAACGCCGCATCGGTTGAGGATGAGAACCTCAATCGGTCTCGTGTGGTTGAAACGGTTGCTTGA
- a CDS encoding Dps family protein — protein MAQPSAVVEKALQQSLVDLTDLALQGKQAHWNIQGARFRSLHLALDEIVAEVRTASDDVAERLAAIGGTPDARAASIASQSGLKQFDAGKLSVDTVYPAFEELLMGTSDRIKATLDEVDAVDHLTSDLLTGIATGLEKQAWMLRMAAQEG, from the coding sequence ATGGCACAACCATCCGCAGTAGTTGAAAAGGCCCTTCAGCAGTCGCTTGTAGATCTCACCGATCTCGCTCTGCAGGGAAAGCAAGCACACTGGAACATCCAAGGGGCGCGCTTCCGTTCCCTTCATCTCGCACTCGATGAAATCGTCGCTGAGGTTCGTACCGCTTCCGACGACGTCGCCGAACGCCTCGCGGCCATCGGTGGCACGCCCGATGCTCGGGCCGCCTCAATTGCATCGCAATCGGGTCTCAAGCAGTTCGATGCCGGCAAGCTATCAGTGGACACCGTCTACCCAGCTTTCGAAGAGCTTCTGATGGGCACTTCGGATCGAATTAAGGCCACTCTCGATGAGGTCGACGCCGTCGATCACCTCACGTCCGATCTCCTTACTGGTATCGCAACAGGCTTGGAGAAGCAGGCGTGGATGCTTCGGATGGCGGCGCAAGAAGGCTGA
- a CDS encoding acylphosphatase — MNEHNLAVEVRISGIVQGVGFRYWAWSVANELGVHGWVRNDPDGDVLAHLEGPEPAIATMLKRLHNGPRFARVTQVETVEGTFRGLRDFSMK, encoded by the coding sequence TTGAACGAACACAATCTAGCGGTCGAAGTCCGAATCTCCGGAATTGTACAAGGTGTGGGATTCCGGTATTGGGCATGGAGTGTGGCCAATGAGTTGGGTGTGCACGGCTGGGTTCGCAACGATCCAGATGGCGATGTGTTAGCACATCTAGAAGGGCCAGAGCCCGCCATAGCCACAATGCTCAAGCGCCTACACAACGGCCCGCGCTTTGCTCGCGTTACCCAGGTTGAAACTGTAGAAGGGACGTTCCGCGGCCTACGCGATTTCTCTATGAAGTGA
- the orn gene encoding oligoribonuclease gives MTNPIVWIDCEMTGLDLGIDELVEVSVVITDSELNPADEGIDLLIKPSQAAVDHMGDFVRQMHTNSGLIKEWDQGLPLAEAEATVLAYIRSHIPEAGKAPLGGNSVGTDKTFLEKYMPSVVEHLHYRIVDVSSIKELAKRWYPRLYFAAPEKTGNHRALGDIYDSIDELRYYRGVLMPEGDGPSTSECKSVAAKVSGRTVALAKDTAASK, from the coding sequence ATGACCAATCCAATTGTTTGGATTGACTGCGAAATGACAGGCCTGGACCTAGGCATTGATGAGTTGGTGGAAGTCTCGGTAGTTATTACTGATTCAGAGCTGAACCCGGCAGACGAAGGCATCGACCTTCTGATCAAGCCATCACAAGCCGCCGTTGATCACATGGGTGACTTTGTGCGGCAGATGCACACGAACTCAGGGCTCATCAAGGAATGGGATCAAGGTTTGCCGCTCGCCGAGGCGGAAGCTACCGTATTGGCCTACATTCGCTCACACATCCCAGAAGCCGGAAAAGCTCCGCTGGGAGGCAACTCGGTGGGTACGGATAAGACGTTCCTTGAGAAATACATGCCGTCAGTAGTCGAACACCTTCACTATCGAATCGTCGATGTTTCTTCCATCAAGGAACTCGCCAAACGTTGGTACCCCCGCCTCTATTTCGCAGCTCCTGAAAAGACGGGCAACCATCGCGCACTGGGAGACATCTACGATTCTATCGATGAGCTCCGTTACTACCGCGGCGTCCTCATGCCAGAGGGTGATGGCCCATCCACTAGCGAGTGCAAGTCAGTGGCCGCAAAAGTCAGTGGCCGCACGGTGGCACTCGCTAAGGACACCGCAGCTTCCAAGTAG
- a CDS encoding GTPase, whose amino-acid sequence MKPRTTSRQLADLVERTVSALENARLPLEMPGSRELAESRVQLLTQLETRILPHLRTAELPAVVVLGGSSGAGKSTLFNSVLGTEISPASVLRPTTRTPIIAVHPDDAPILKGHALLKMGQLEVLDSALKGIVLVDAPDLDSVEAANRELSHRLLDAADMWVFVTTASRYGDAVAWRTLEDANTRGMTTAVVLNRVPDRSRLKIRMDLQARLAKLGLDEAPLLLVSDAGPHEGFLPEELIRPMREWLDSMANSHIGKALISRTTEAMFPALRTQLIELAEAVELQANSVQDLADRASIAAAQPIVKLTTNAKNGRYGQGAPTTSWLSFASTGATLASLAVGEAPGFFRRHDFAQRDGAITTVFDAVVSALRVGLQQGIFATDEGIQYAWREDIVETSEYCERGHAGVVVDEIVAETIASWKNDLLELTAGAPTNPWFGKHGLAALLGSAAGGVAGAEKALSSVKLQGALGPARDLLSSRLEEGIQRVVDSYRAVLDQIEVGNGRQLRVRASEYLDRV is encoded by the coding sequence GTGAAACCCAGAACGACATCTCGCCAGCTGGCCGATCTTGTGGAAAGAACGGTCTCAGCGCTGGAGAATGCCCGCCTTCCGCTCGAAATGCCGGGTTCACGGGAGCTGGCCGAATCCAGAGTGCAACTGCTCACTCAGCTCGAAACCCGCATTCTCCCGCACTTGCGCACAGCCGAACTCCCAGCCGTCGTGGTGCTCGGGGGATCTTCGGGCGCCGGCAAGTCCACACTCTTCAACTCCGTGCTCGGCACAGAGATCTCGCCAGCCTCGGTACTTCGCCCAACCACGCGCACTCCCATCATTGCAGTGCACCCGGATGATGCCCCCATCCTCAAGGGCCACGCCCTTCTCAAAATGGGCCAACTCGAAGTCCTCGATTCGGCGCTCAAAGGCATCGTGCTAGTTGATGCACCCGACCTGGACTCCGTGGAGGCCGCGAACCGCGAACTGTCACACCGCCTCTTGGATGCCGCAGACATGTGGGTGTTTGTCACCACAGCATCCCGATATGGAGATGCCGTCGCATGGCGCACGCTTGAGGACGCGAATACGCGGGGTATGACCACCGCCGTGGTACTCAATCGCGTTCCTGATCGCTCCCGCCTGAAGATCCGGATGGATCTTCAGGCGCGTCTGGCCAAGCTAGGGCTTGATGAAGCGCCTCTGTTACTCGTCTCGGATGCGGGCCCGCACGAAGGCTTTCTGCCGGAGGAACTCATCCGGCCCATGAGGGAATGGCTCGATTCGATGGCCAACTCCCACATTGGTAAGGCACTTATATCGCGCACCACCGAAGCGATGTTCCCAGCACTGCGCACCCAGCTTATTGAACTCGCTGAAGCAGTGGAACTGCAGGCCAATTCAGTACAGGACCTCGCAGACCGCGCCAGCATCGCAGCGGCCCAGCCCATCGTGAAACTCACGACGAACGCCAAGAATGGCCGGTACGGCCAAGGGGCGCCCACCACCTCCTGGTTGTCATTTGCCTCCACCGGCGCCACCCTGGCCAGTCTCGCAGTGGGCGAAGCTCCCGGGTTCTTTCGCCGCCACGATTTTGCTCAACGTGACGGAGCCATCACCACAGTGTTCGACGCCGTTGTGTCAGCACTTCGCGTGGGCCTCCAGCAGGGAATCTTCGCCACGGATGAAGGCATTCAGTACGCCTGGCGCGAGGATATTGTTGAGACCTCGGAATACTGTGAACGTGGGCATGCGGGCGTCGTCGTCGACGAAATCGTGGCAGAAACGATCGCTTCGTGGAAGAACGACCTGTTGGAGCTAACAGCCGGTGCCCCAACCAACCCGTGGTTTGGCAAGCACGGCCTAGCCGCACTCCTGGGAAGTGCTGCCGGAGGGGTGGCCGGAGCCGAAAAGGCCTTGAGCTCGGTCAAACTTCAGGGCGCCTTGGGGCCCGCGCGGGATCTGCTCAGTTCGCGGCTTGAAGAAGGCATTCAGCGAGTCGTGGATTCCTACCGCGCGGTTCTTGACCAGATCGAGGTGGGCAACGGGCGCCAGCTGCGCGTGCGCGCCAGCGAATATCTTGATCGAGTGTGA